The genomic region ATATCGCTGATATCACAATGGCTGCGATGGCAACTATTAACATCATCGCTATATTCTTACTTTCAAAAGTAGTGATAATAGCAGTCAAAGACTACGAAGCTCAAAGAAAGGCTGGGCTAAATCCAGAATTTGACCCAGAAAGCCTTGGCATCAAAAATACAAGTTGCTGGAATAAAAACTAAATGGAGAAGAATTTGAAAAACGAAACAAAAATAAGTGGCAAACTACTTGATATAAACACTCATAGACAAGTATCAAAAGTCGGTATGGGCATCACTTTAGCCTCAGTTTGCTTAAGTGCCCTTTTTATGAAAAGAAATAAAAGCATTAAGAAATTTCACGTTGCTTCAGGCATCGCATTTACTTGTTTTGCTCTTTATCATGCTGGGCTTTATGACAATGGAATCTTTAAAAAAATGATAATAAAAGCAAAAAATGAGGTAAAAAAGGCATAAAATGACACTTAGCGATGCAGAAATTCTAAGCTATATAAATGAAGATGTACCTTACTTTGATCTTACTACGTCGCTTCAAAATATCGATAAAAATGCCTCACTTGAAATTTATTCACGTGATGAAATTTGTGTTAGCTGCGTTGATGTGGCCGCAAGTGTTGCAAGGCTACTTGGGTGTGAGAGTGAAATTTTTGTGCAAAATTCTCAAATTTGCAAAGCTGGTGATGTGATCATAAAAATTTATGGTAGCTACGAAGATGTGCATAAAGCTTGGAAACTAGTTCAAGTTGCACTAGAATATGCTAGCGCCATCGCAACTTATACAAACAAAATGGTAAATGCCACAAAGTGCGTCAATGAAAAATGTGAAATTTTAGCAACCAGAAAGAGCTTTCCATTTGCTAAGAAATTTTGCGTAAAAGCAGTGCTTGAAGGTGGTGGTGGTATCCATAGACTTGGGCTTAGTGATAGCATTTTATTTTTTAAAAATCATATAAAAGCTTATGCAAATTTTGATGAATTTGTATCTCTTTTGCCAGAATTTAAAACCAAAATGGTTGAGAAAAAAATCTGCGTTGAAGCTGAAAATTTAAATGAAGCAAGTAAGCTTTTAAAAGCAAATTGCGACGTTGTACAGTGCGATAAATTTAGCCAAGAGCTTATCAAAAATGTACTATCTTTAAGAGATGAAATTTCGCCAAATACAATGATACTAGCAGCCGGTGGTATAAATTTATTAAATGTAAAAGAATACGCAAAAGCCGATGCAATAGTAACGTCAGCTATGTATTCAAAAGGCACAGCTGATATTAGCGCTAGACTTGAGATTTTGTAAATTTTTACAACGACCGATACAGCAAAACATCTATCAAAGTTAAAATTTACAGAAAATGCATTTTGGCTCTGGAATTTGGACGATACACAACAAAAAAATTTAGCATTTTTTTATTTCAAATTTATCTCATAGCTACAAGCAAAAATATAAACCAATAAAGTTAAATTTTCTAATTTGTTTTCTCTAAAAAATAATACACTTATATTTCGCTTTACACCACGCGCATAAAAACTCAATTAAAATTTTAAAATTTATAAGCTGAAATGCCGTAAAATAGGCATTTAAATAAATAAAAAAGGGGTGAAAAGTCATCTACTTTTTTAAATTAAATTAGTATATTATAGCATATTTTTATCAAAAAGTGTCTATTTTTTTAAAAATTTTAAATTGTTATATTCTTTAAAAAAGTTGCTCTTTGTCTAGTATCTTTTGGTAGATATTTAGCATAAGAGCGATAGGTCTCATTTAAATTTTTATGACCCATCATTTTACAACCAACCCACATCGGCTCCTCACCACGACTTAACATTACAGAAGCAAATGAGTGTCTAGTATCATAAAGCTTATGTATTTTAAAGCCAAGGGATCTCTGTAAATCGTTAAATTTTAATCTGATAACTGCTCGCGAAAGAGAAAAAATATTTTGATTAATATCGGCATAATCGAGTTTTATCAGTTCATTATAAACAATATCAAGCATATCGATTGTGCGATTGCTGGATTTAGTTTTAGGAGAATCCAGAACACCTAGCTCCGATAGAGTTTTATTAATACGTATCTCCTTATTTTGAAAATCCAAGTCATTAAAAGTCAAAGCCAAAATCTCGCCAGTCCTAGCCCCAGTAAAGAACGCAACTATTAAAAATAAGCGTAGCTCGCCCTCGGCATGTTTTATAAGTTGCAAAATCTCACTTAAATTAAAAGGGGTAAAATCATCATTGTCGGCATTATGTAATTCTTGTTTAAACCTAGGTATATAAAATGGATTTTTTGAGATTATATCATTGGCAATAGCATAACGAAAAATCATTTTAAAAAAAGAGCAATACCCATTAATTGAGCTATCTTTTAAGCCCTTATTTTTACAAAATTTTACAAAATCAATACTATCCTGCCTTTCAAAATCGGACAGGTAAAAGATATTTTTTGAATGCAGAAAATCGATAACAGCCTGACTAGCAACATTATAGAACCTAATTGTTTTATCTTTTAAAAAAGATTTTTCATTAAGCAATCTATAAATAATCCCCTCAAAGCTAAACTCACTAGTATTTTTAATAGGCTCCAGCTTTTGCTCCCCTTTTCTGATTATGCGATCAGTTTGCATATCCTCGAGCTCGTAATATTTGCTCTTAGCAAGTTCAATATCCTCTTCAGAGCCAAGAAATAAATTATAGTTTTTTCGAATAAAATCAAATGCTAAAGGGGATTTTTTCAGTCCAGTAGCACGGCGAATTCTTACGCCATCCTTTTGATAGTCAATATAAAAACGATTATGCTTAATATATATATTTCTATTTTTTTCTAAATTTTTCATGCGGTGATTTTAGCAAAAATTTAAACATAACACAAAAATTCACTTTAAATTAATTTTATTATTTAAGATTTTTAAAAAAGAGTATTTATATCTTTTAAAGCTTAAATAACCATATAAAGGGAAATAA from Campylobacter concisus harbors:
- a CDS encoding helicase, with the protein product MKNETKISGKLLDINTHRQVSKVGMGITLASVCLSALFMKRNKSIKKFHVASGIAFTCFALYHAGLYDNGIFKKMIIKAKNEVKKA
- the modD gene encoding ModD protein; translated protein: MTLSDAEILSYINEDVPYFDLTTSLQNIDKNASLEIYSRDEICVSCVDVAASVARLLGCESEIFVQNSQICKAGDVIIKIYGSYEDVHKAWKLVQVALEYASAIATYTNKMVNATKCVNEKCEILATRKSFPFAKKFCVKAVLEGGGGIHRLGLSDSILFFKNHIKAYANFDEFVSLLPEFKTKMVEKKICVEAENLNEASKLLKANCDVVQCDKFSQELIKNVLSLRDEISPNTMILAAGGINLLNVKEYAKADAIVTSAMYSKGTADISARLEIL
- a CDS encoding site-specific integrase, which produces MKNLEKNRNIYIKHNRFYIDYQKDGVRIRRATGLKKSPLAFDFIRKNYNLFLGSEEDIELAKSKYYELEDMQTDRIIRKGEQKLEPIKNTSEFSFEGIIYRLLNEKSFLKDKTIRFYNVASQAVIDFLHSKNIFYLSDFERQDSIDFVKFCKNKGLKDSSINGYCSFFKMIFRYAIANDIISKNPFYIPRFKQELHNADNDDFTPFNLSEILQLIKHAEGELRLFLIVAFFTGARTGEILALTFNDLDFQNKEIRINKTLSELGVLDSPKTKSSNRTIDMLDIVYNELIKLDYADINQNIFSLSRAVIRLKFNDLQRSLGFKIHKLYDTRHSFASVMLSRGEEPMWVGCKMMGHKNLNETYRSYAKYLPKDTRQRATFLKNITI